A window of Haliscomenobacter hydrossis DSM 1100 contains these coding sequences:
- a CDS encoding GDCCVxC domain-containing (seleno)protein — protein sequence MNGTCDTCTTYNGKTVETQSTLTCPNCGHKKTEIMPTDACVYFYECEKCKTRLKPLQGDCCVYCSYGTVKCPPIQAGENCC from the coding sequence ATGAACGGAACTTGCGACACTTGCACAACCTACAACGGTAAGACCGTTGAAACACAATCAACTTTGACCTGCCCCAACTGCGGACACAAGAAAACTGAAATTATGCCGACAGACGCTTGTGTATATTTCTATGAGTGTGAAAAATGTAAAACACGACTGAAACCATTACAAGGCGACTGTTGTGTTTATTGTAGTTACGGGACAGTTAAATGTCCACCAATTCAAGCAGGAGAAAATTGTTGCTAA
- a CDS encoding mechanosensitive ion channel domain-containing protein, with protein sequence MDPYKIQITESLIVTVILLISKFTLRYFVNLKILNSYFKNTVKKDVLKIINLLLFVTFSIILVAIWSVKQENILVVASSLFTVLGVALFAEMSILSNVTACLILFFQHPIKVGDTIGITHEGKDIEGELIEITYFFAFIKTPNSGTLTIPNALFLKSSFRILEKSSKSEY encoded by the coding sequence ATGGATCCTTACAAGATACAAATTACAGAAAGCTTAATCGTTACTGTAATATTATTGATTTCTAAGTTTACGTTAAGATATTTTGTGAATCTCAAAATATTGAACTCATATTTTAAAAACACCGTAAAAAAGGATGTCCTAAAAATAATCAATCTCTTATTATTCGTGACATTTAGTATAATACTGGTGGCCATTTGGAGTGTAAAGCAGGAAAATATATTAGTTGTTGCAAGTTCACTCTTTACCGTCTTAGGTGTTGCACTCTTTGCAGAAATGTCTATTCTTTCGAATGTCACCGCCTGTTTAATACTCTTTTTCCAACATCCCATAAAAGTTGGGGATACTATTGGAATTACACATGAAGGCAAGGATATTGAAGGCGAATTGATTGAGATTACGTACTTCTTTGCATTCATAAAAACTCCTAATAGCGGCACTTTAACAATACCTAATGCTTTGTTTCTAAAAAGTTCATTTCGAATACTTGAAAAATCTTCAAAATCAGAGTATTAA
- a CDS encoding YdeI/OmpD-associated family protein: protein MEYLAKDEILELKYEHGKGAWTYHIQIPNTKHIVGKWGSLKVSGTIDDYKIDSINLFTITGQDKLISINDKIRKAINKGGGDKVIVTLYLLTSKEQITEKEILETFKESGVLKAFKKLPDEEQKEIIGKIASTKSEEKQIKVILKFIDQLSKSND, encoded by the coding sequence ATGGAATACCTAGCAAAAGACGAAATATTAGAATTGAAATATGAACACGGCAAAGGTGCGTGGACTTATCATATTCAAATCCCAAACACCAAACATATTGTCGGAAAATGGGGTTCATTAAAAGTATCAGGTACTATTGACGATTACAAAATTGACAGCATCAACCTATTTACAATTACGGGACAAGACAAACTAATTTCTATCAACGACAAAATCAGAAAAGCAATTAATAAAGGCGGTGGCGACAAAGTTATAGTGACTCTCTACCTACTGACTTCAAAGGAACAAATTACCGAAAAGGAAATTTTAGAAACATTCAAAGAATCAGGAGTTTTGAAAGCATTTAAAAAGTTGCCTGACGAAGAACAAAAAGAAATCATTGGAAAAATTGCTTCTACAAAATCGGAAGAAAAACAGATTAAAGTGATTTTGAAATTTATTGACCAATTAAGCAAAAGCAATGATTAA
- a CDS encoding DUF2461 family protein: MIKQTSLDFLSKLKKNNSKDWFEQNRDLYEHYKTDILELTENLLTGLTQFDQTISHGVVA; encoded by the coding sequence ATGATTAAGCAGACTTCACTTGATTTCCTTTCAAAACTAAAAAAGAATAACTCAAAAGATTGGTTTGAACAAAACCGAGATTTATACGAGCATTACAAAACTGACATTCTAGAATTGACAGAAAACCTTTTGACAGGATTAACGCAATTTGACCAAACTATTTCACATGGCGTTGTTGCATGA
- a CDS encoding IS5 family transposase, producing MSKVTKADQGSNKPKQKYQIENWSSYNQSLVNRGNITLYISDAAIKSWNETGPKARGGQYVYSDICIETIFMLKTVFKLAYRQATGFTQSLLVIMGCKELKVPCYTQVSRRVKELDIQPMVIKTKGSITIAIDSTGIKVFGEGEWKVRKHGYSKRRTWRKLHLGVDPQTGYIHCHTLTLNDIDDGSQLKDLIGQIKPKVKEGYLDGAYDHFECWETLIKQQINPVIPPRADAVIWYAKEPDDSPYYPRNMAIERIHEVDRANWKKESNYHRRSLAETTMFRFKTIHGPSFFSRKFETQQKETNIKIKLLNIMTAQGMPVSKPKMTA from the coding sequence ATGTCAAAGGTAACTAAAGCAGATCAGGGAAGCAATAAGCCAAAGCAAAAATACCAGATTGAAAACTGGTCAAGCTACAATCAGAGCTTAGTTAATCGAGGCAATATCACCTTATACATCTCGGACGCAGCCATAAAAAGTTGGAATGAGACTGGCCCCAAAGCACGTGGCGGGCAATATGTATACAGTGATATATGCATAGAAACGATCTTCATGCTCAAGACGGTATTCAAGTTGGCGTATCGTCAAGCCACCGGTTTTACTCAAAGTCTGTTGGTAATAATGGGTTGTAAAGAACTTAAAGTACCTTGTTACACCCAAGTGAGCCGTCGGGTCAAGGAACTGGATATTCAACCTATGGTCATCAAAACAAAAGGCTCTATCACTATTGCCATCGATTCTACCGGGATCAAAGTGTTTGGGGAAGGAGAATGGAAAGTACGCAAACATGGGTATTCCAAGCGTCGAACCTGGCGTAAGCTGCACTTGGGTGTTGACCCTCAAACTGGCTATATCCATTGCCATACCTTAACCCTTAATGACATTGATGATGGTTCCCAACTCAAAGATTTGATTGGACAGATCAAGCCTAAAGTCAAAGAAGGATACCTCGATGGAGCCTACGACCACTTTGAATGCTGGGAAACTTTGATTAAGCAACAAATCAATCCGGTCATTCCCCCACGTGCCGATGCTGTGATTTGGTATGCCAAGGAGCCTGATGATTCCCCCTACTACCCTCGAAATATGGCCATCGAACGGATCCATGAAGTAGATCGGGCAAACTGGAAAAAGGAGAGTAATTACCATCGACGAAGTTTAGCCGAGACTACCATGTTCCGTTTCAAAACGATCCACGGCCCCAGCTTTTTCTCCCGAAAATTTGAAACCCAGCAAAAAGAAACCAATATAAAAATTAAGCTCCTCAATATCATGACAGCCCAAGGTATGCCTGTTTCTAAACCGAAAATGACTGCTTAG
- a CDS encoding DUF2461 domain-containing protein, whose amino-acid sequence MFFAKANLTGSAYFFSGDSCNNAISHANLDPKKCLTRVNRDLRFSKDKTPYKNYVLIVFNKNGFHGNTAGYYIQIEPNANFLGGGIWQTTPELLKKIRQEIDYSFTDINKIITSPKFKTTFPSGIQGVGKLKKMPDGYDETNPASELLKMKGFCTKEIVSDKMLTSKDCVAKILDSFKASKPLIDYINKAIEYDE is encoded by the coding sequence TTGTTCTTCGCAAAAGCAAATTTAACCGGATCAGCCTATTTTTTTAGTGGAGATTCATGCAACAACGCCATTTCACATGCCAATTTAGACCCCAAAAAGTGTTTGACAAGAGTAAACAGAGATTTGCGATTTTCAAAAGACAAGACACCCTACAAAAACTATGTTTTAATTGTATTTAACAAAAATGGTTTTCACGGCAACACGGCAGGATATTATATTCAAATTGAGCCAAATGCTAACTTTTTAGGTGGCGGAATTTGGCAGACAACACCTGAACTTCTTAAAAAAATACGTCAAGAAATAGACTACTCATTTACTGACATTAACAAAATTATAACATCACCAAAGTTTAAAACGACCTTTCCAAGCGGAATACAAGGTGTAGGTAAACTAAAAAAAATGCCAGACGGCTATGACGAAACAAATCCAGCAAGCGAACTTTTGAAAATGAAAGGGTTTTGTACTAAGGAAATCGTAAGCGACAAAATGCTAACAAGCAAAGACTGCGTTGCGAAAATCTTGGACAGTTTTAAGGCTTCAAAACCTCTCATTGACTATATAAACAAAGCAATAGAGTATGACGAGTAA
- a CDS encoding inorganic diphosphatase, with amino-acid sequence MKNNFNPWHHVSPGDNLPGVVNGIIEIPKGTRAKYELDKESGLLRLDRVLYSSVYYPANYGFIPQSYCEDKDPLDILILSQIDVVPMCIVPGKVIGVMRMLDNGEADDKIIAVAEGDPSVSHINDISELPAHFISEMRSFFEDYKKLEKKTVVVEEFLDRETAIKILQDSFKMYDDIFRT; translated from the coding sequence ATGAAAAACAACTTCAACCCTTGGCACCACGTTTCGCCAGGCGATAATTTGCCCGGCGTCGTCAACGGCATCATTGAAATTCCCAAAGGAACCCGCGCCAAATATGAGCTCGACAAAGAAAGTGGCTTGTTGCGCCTCGACCGCGTATTGTACTCCTCGGTGTATTATCCGGCCAATTACGGGTTTATCCCCCAGAGTTATTGTGAGGACAAAGACCCGCTGGACATCCTGATTTTGTCGCAAATCGATGTGGTGCCCATGTGTATTGTTCCCGGAAAAGTGATTGGGGTCATGCGCATGCTTGACAACGGCGAGGCGGATGATAAAATCATTGCCGTGGCTGAAGGCGATCCGAGTGTAAGCCACATCAATGACATTTCGGAACTACCTGCCCATTTTATCTCCGAGATGCGGAGCTTTTTTGAGGATTACAAGAAATTGGAAAAGAAAACGGTGGTGGTGGAAGAATTTCTGGATCGGGAAACTGCGATCAAAATTTTGCAGGACAGCTTCAAAATGTATGACGACATCTTCAGGACCTAA
- a CDS encoding voltage-gated chloride channel family protein, with product MSTKPPNVFLKKISLPFRLFFRHYPAMPYIFKWLFISSLIGVCVGSASAGFLQSLNWVTDYRENHLWLIALLPLGGLAIGLLYHYFGQDVEAGNNLLLENIHKPGATIPFRMAPFVYIGTMATHLFGGSAGREGTALQMAGAIADQFSKPFRLSESERKILIIAAIAAGFGSVFGTPLAGAIFGLEVFLIGRLKYDAIFPTFAAAIIADLVTKLWQTPHTHYHIDLVPELSVLNILYAGLAGIAFGLCAAAFSKSIHFTGSIFKSRIAFPPFRPLVGGVIVALAVWAIGTTKYIGLGIPTIVASFEQQLPAYDFALKMAFTILTLAASFKGGEVTPLFFIGAALGNALAYFIPLPMGLLAGMGFVAVFAGATNTPLACSVMAMELFGSACGVYVAIACVVAYLLSGHNSIYGKQVIGEPKHRRFISDMGKRLNEL from the coding sequence ATGTCGACAAAACCACCCAACGTTTTCCTCAAAAAGATCAGCCTACCCTTCCGTCTATTTTTCAGGCATTACCCGGCCATGCCCTATATCTTTAAATGGCTGTTCATCAGTTCATTGATTGGCGTATGCGTGGGTTCGGCTTCGGCAGGTTTTTTACAATCCTTGAATTGGGTGACGGATTATCGGGAAAACCATTTGTGGCTGATCGCCTTGTTGCCCCTTGGGGGGCTGGCCATCGGGCTGTTGTACCACTATTTTGGCCAGGATGTTGAAGCTGGCAACAACCTGCTGCTGGAAAATATTCACAAACCCGGAGCCACCATTCCTTTTCGTATGGCGCCCTTTGTGTACATCGGCACCATGGCGACTCATTTGTTCGGCGGTTCAGCCGGGCGTGAGGGCACCGCCTTACAAATGGCCGGGGCCATTGCCGACCAATTCAGCAAACCCTTTCGCTTGAGCGAAAGTGAACGCAAAATTTTGATCATTGCCGCTATTGCCGCCGGTTTTGGTTCCGTGTTTGGGACACCATTGGCGGGTGCCATTTTTGGGTTGGAAGTTTTTTTGATTGGTCGGTTAAAATACGATGCCATTTTTCCGACGTTTGCAGCGGCCATCATTGCTGACCTGGTCACCAAACTTTGGCAGACACCCCATACCCATTACCACATCGATCTGGTTCCCGAGCTTTCGGTGCTCAACATCCTGTATGCAGGTCTGGCGGGGATCGCATTTGGTTTGTGTGCAGCGGCGTTTAGCAAATCCATCCATTTTACGGGTTCTATTTTCAAATCTAGGATTGCCTTTCCTCCTTTTCGTCCTTTGGTCGGTGGGGTGATCGTGGCCCTTGCGGTTTGGGCCATTGGTACGACGAAATACATTGGTTTAGGGATTCCGACCATCGTCGCTTCTTTTGAGCAACAACTGCCCGCTTATGATTTTGCCCTAAAAATGGCATTTACCATCCTTACTTTGGCAGCGAGTTTCAAGGGTGGTGAAGTAACGCCCTTGTTCTTTATCGGTGCCGCTTTGGGCAATGCACTAGCGTACTTTATTCCACTGCCCATGGGGCTTTTGGCGGGGATGGGTTTTGTGGCGGTGTTTGCCGGGGCCACCAATACCCCGCTGGCTTGCAGCGTGATGGCGATGGAGTTGTTTGGCAGTGCGTGCGGGGTATATGTTGCCATTGCCTGTGTGGTTGCTTATTTGTTATCAGGACACAACAGCATTTATGGCAAACAGGTGATCGGGGAGCCGAAGCACCGCCGGTTCATCAGTGATATGGGGAAGCGATTGAATGAGCTTTGA
- a CDS encoding transposase, whose protein sequence is MDGVGLNLILTLLSEVGLDLTQFPSAKHFTSWLCLCPNKKVSGGKVLSSSTRKNKSRLRKAFKQTAIGVCRKKDCVLAHFYRKMAAKHGKGTAITATARKIAVIVYHMLQKKRLINHNNWKIINKKYVLKKSSKFKEPFETSRFMSMNSFLPEPLLHYGAFGVKSSLASRGDLCAAPNSLVLGELLTLQSSFNRFPISLMNRRCFGSPITCLP, encoded by the coding sequence GTGGATGGGGTGGGTTTAAACCTGATTTTGACCTTGCTGTCCGAAGTAGGTTTGGATTTAACCCAATTCCCAAGTGCGAAACACTTTACATCCTGGCTCTGTCTTTGTCCCAATAAAAAGGTGAGCGGAGGTAAAGTACTCTCTTCCAGTACGCGCAAAAATAAGTCTCGATTACGCAAAGCATTTAAGCAAACGGCTATCGGAGTGTGCAGAAAGAAAGACTGCGTCTTGGCTCATTTCTATCGAAAAATGGCCGCTAAACATGGCAAAGGAACCGCTATTACCGCAACGGCCAGAAAGATAGCCGTCATTGTCTACCATATGCTTCAAAAAAAGAGGCTTATCAACCACAACAATTGGAAGATTATCAACAAAAAGTACGTACTCAAAAAATCAAGCAAATTCAAAGAACCATTCGAAACCTCGAGGTTCATGAGCATGAACTCGTTTTTGCCTGAACCGCTTTTACATTATGGGGCATTTGGAGTTAAGTCATCTCTGGCTTCTAGGGGAGATTTGTGTGCCGCGCCAAATTCCCTAGTTTTAGGCGAGTTATTAACCCTTCAAAGCTCATTCAATCGCTTCCCCATATCACTGATGAACCGGCGGTGCTTCGGCTCCCCGATCACCTGTTTGCCATAA
- a CDS encoding IS110 family transposase has protein sequence MAKESASAKFSIVHPQAAGIDVGSRFHWVSVGQEAGESKQFGVFTKDLHALCQWLVSLGIRTVAMESTGFYWKQLFVMLQSYGMEVYLVNASFTKNIQGRKPSDLSDSQWIWKMHSVGLLPASFQPDSFTEELRTYVRHRNRLIEGAAQCVNRMQKCLTLMNLQLPIVVSDISGKSGKAIIEAILNGERDGSKLAQLADYRLKADKATLSEALTGFWRADHLFELDQHWKMYHHYQEHLAQCDQKIEEVLQSRVQVTGQAELAYDQKKAEAKMIRVFN, from the coding sequence ATGGCAAAAGAATCAGCCAGTGCCAAGTTTTCGATTGTTCATCCACAGGCAGCGGGAATAGATGTAGGCAGCCGCTTTCATTGGGTAAGCGTAGGGCAAGAGGCAGGAGAAAGTAAACAGTTTGGGGTGTTTACTAAGGACTTGCATGCTTTATGCCAATGGCTAGTTTCCCTTGGGATCAGAACGGTAGCGATGGAAAGTACCGGGTTTTACTGGAAGCAGCTATTTGTAATGTTACAGTCTTATGGAATGGAAGTCTACCTGGTCAATGCCTCCTTTACCAAGAATATCCAAGGAAGAAAACCCTCTGATCTGTCGGATAGTCAATGGATATGGAAAATGCACAGTGTTGGCTTATTACCGGCCAGTTTTCAACCTGATTCTTTCACCGAAGAGTTACGTACGTATGTTCGTCATCGCAATCGACTCATTGAAGGCGCAGCTCAATGTGTCAATCGGATGCAGAAATGCCTCACTTTAATGAATCTCCAATTACCCATTGTGGTAAGCGACATAAGTGGTAAAAGCGGAAAGGCCATCATTGAAGCTATTCTCAATGGGGAACGCGATGGATCGAAATTGGCTCAACTGGCCGATTACCGACTCAAAGCGGATAAAGCCACCCTTAGCGAGGCTTTAACTGGTTTTTGGCGGGCTGACCACTTGTTTGAGTTGGATCAACATTGGAAGATGTATCACCATTATCAAGAGCACTTAGCGCAGTGTGATCAAAAAATTGAGGAGGTGTTACAAAGCCGCGTGCAAGTCACTGGTCAAGCCGAATTAGCCTACGATCAAAAAAAAGCCGAGGCAAAAATGATCCGAGTTTTCAACTAG
- a CDS encoding replication-associated recombination protein A, which produces MQPLAERMRPTRLADYLGQEHLVGEGSVLRQALAAGFLPSIILWGPPGVGKTTLANILASELGRPFYSLSAIAAGVKDVRDTIQKAEQQRFFNRPNPILFIDEIHRFSKSQQDALLGAVEKGVITLMGATTENPSFEVIPALLSRCQVYVLKLLETDQLLQLIQEALQKDEYLRDKKVRFESYDAMLHYSGGDARKLYNILELITSQAPNVNGEIVVDDALVTNILQQHITAYDKGGEQHYDVASAFIKSIRGSDPNAAVYWLARMIEGGEEVKFIARRMVIAAAEDVGLANPNALLMATTAFQAVQAVGLPEARIILSQAVIYLATSPKSNSAYMAINKAQELVHQQGNQPVPLHLRNAPTQLMKKLDYGKAYQYAHDFPQNFVEQEYLPEKLSGTKLFEPAENPAEEKTRGWLRGLWKKKYGY; this is translated from the coding sequence ATGCAGCCTCTTGCTGAACGAATGCGCCCCACCCGCCTGGCGGATTATCTGGGCCAGGAACACCTGGTAGGGGAGGGGTCGGTGTTGCGCCAGGCTCTGGCGGCTGGTTTTTTGCCTTCCATCATTTTATGGGGCCCTCCGGGAGTAGGCAAAACCACCCTGGCGAATATTTTGGCTAGCGAGTTGGGTCGGCCATTTTACAGCCTGAGCGCCATCGCGGCAGGGGTGAAAGATGTACGCGATACCATCCAAAAAGCAGAACAACAGCGTTTTTTTAATCGACCGAACCCTATTTTGTTTATCGATGAAATCCATCGTTTCAGTAAATCCCAGCAAGACGCTTTGTTGGGTGCGGTGGAAAAAGGGGTGATTACACTTATGGGTGCCACCACTGAAAATCCTTCTTTCGAGGTGATTCCCGCCCTGTTGTCGCGTTGTCAGGTGTATGTGTTGAAACTATTGGAAACCGATCAATTGCTGCAACTGATCCAGGAGGCCTTGCAAAAGGATGAGTACCTGCGGGATAAAAAAGTGCGTTTTGAAAGTTACGACGCCATGCTGCATTATTCCGGTGGCGATGCCCGAAAGTTGTACAACATCCTGGAATTGATCACCAGCCAGGCCCCCAATGTCAATGGTGAAATTGTGGTGGACGATGCCCTGGTTACCAATATCCTGCAACAACACATTACGGCATACGATAAAGGGGGAGAACAGCATTACGATGTTGCTTCGGCCTTCATCAAATCGATTCGCGGTAGCGACCCCAACGCAGCGGTATATTGGCTGGCGCGCATGATTGAAGGGGGGGAAGAGGTGAAATTCATTGCCCGGCGCATGGTCATCGCCGCTGCCGAAGACGTTGGCCTGGCCAATCCCAACGCTTTGCTGATGGCCACTACAGCCTTCCAGGCGGTACAGGCGGTGGGTCTGCCCGAAGCGCGGATCATTTTGTCGCAGGCGGTCATTTACCTGGCGACTTCGCCCAAGAGCAACTCTGCTTATATGGCCATCAACAAGGCGCAGGAACTGGTTCACCAGCAGGGCAATCAACCCGTACCCCTGCACCTGCGCAATGCGCCAACCCAATTGATGAAAAAACTGGATTATGGCAAGGCGTACCAATACGCCCATGATTTCCCGCAAAATTTCGTGGAGCAGGAATATTTACCCGAAAAATTGAGTGGAACGAAGTTGTTTGAGCCGGCAGAGAATCCGGCGGAGGAAAAGACACGGGGCTGGCTGCGGGGGCTTTGGAAGAAGAAGTATGGGTATTGA
- a CDS encoding CCA tRNA nucleotidyltransferase: MVFKIQDTERKILEIVSQAAAKMQVPAYVVGGYVRDRLLARPSKDIDIVCVGSGIELAQRVAGELHPVPRITVFQRFGTAMIKHRDLEVEFVGARKESYRHDSRKPAVEDGSLEDDQNRRDFTINALAVSLNEADFGNIIDPFDGLGDLERKIIRTPLDPGKTFSDDPLRMMRAIRFATQLDFVIEPATFKAIDTYKERIKIISAERIATELNKIIQAPKPSVGFKLLFDSGLLQLIFPEMTALHGVEIRNGRAHKDNFYHTLEVLDNLSKKTENLWLRWSAILHDIAKPPTKRFHPEQGWTFHGHEVMGATMTATIFRRFRLPMDQKMKYVQKLVRLHLRPISLTKEEITDSAMRRLLVDAGDDLEDLMLLCEADITSKNPDKVKRYLENYELVRQRLQAVEERDHLRNWQPPITGEVIMEAFGIGPSREVGEIKNFVREAILDGIIPNQYEAAYALMMEKAAEIGLGKV, from the coding sequence GTGGTTTTTAAGATACAAGATACCGAACGCAAGATCCTGGAGATCGTTAGTCAAGCGGCTGCAAAAATGCAGGTTCCTGCCTATGTGGTGGGTGGTTACGTGCGTGATCGCTTGTTGGCCCGACCTTCCAAGGACATCGATATCGTTTGTGTAGGCAGTGGCATAGAACTGGCACAACGGGTGGCTGGAGAATTGCACCCGGTACCACGCATTACCGTTTTTCAGCGTTTTGGTACCGCAATGATCAAACACCGCGATTTGGAAGTGGAATTTGTAGGGGCTCGCAAGGAGTCATATCGCCACGATTCGCGCAAGCCAGCCGTAGAGGATGGCAGTTTGGAAGACGATCAAAATCGCCGTGACTTTACCATCAATGCCCTGGCCGTTAGTCTGAACGAAGCTGATTTTGGCAACATCATCGATCCGTTTGACGGCCTGGGTGACCTCGAACGCAAAATCATCCGCACGCCTCTGGATCCGGGAAAAACCTTTTCTGACGACCCCTTGCGCATGATGCGGGCCATTCGTTTTGCTACCCAGCTTGATTTTGTGATTGAACCCGCTACGTTTAAGGCGATTGATACCTATAAAGAGCGCATCAAGATCATTTCTGCGGAACGGATTGCGACGGAATTGAACAAGATTATTCAAGCGCCGAAACCCTCGGTGGGCTTCAAATTGTTGTTTGATTCTGGACTTCTGCAACTCATTTTTCCTGAAATGACTGCCCTGCACGGGGTTGAAATCCGCAATGGTCGGGCGCACAAAGACAATTTTTACCATACCCTCGAGGTACTGGACAACCTCAGCAAAAAAACGGAAAACTTGTGGCTGCGCTGGTCGGCCATTTTGCACGATATCGCCAAACCGCCCACCAAACGGTTTCATCCAGAACAGGGTTGGACCTTTCATGGGCACGAAGTGATGGGGGCCACGATGACGGCGACGATCTTTCGACGTTTTCGTTTGCCGATGGACCAAAAAATGAAATACGTTCAAAAATTGGTTCGGTTACATTTGCGTCCCATCAGCCTTACCAAAGAAGAAATTACCGATTCGGCCATGCGCCGCTTGTTGGTCGACGCCGGAGATGACCTGGAAGACCTGATGCTGCTCTGTGAAGCCGACATCACTTCCAAAAATCCGGATAAAGTCAAACGTTACCTTGAAAACTACGAACTGGTGCGCCAGCGCCTGCAAGCAGTAGAGGAACGCGATCACTTGCGCAATTGGCAACCACCCATTACTGGCGAAGTCATCATGGAAGCCTTTGGCATTGGGCCATCGCGCGAAGTGGGTGAGATCAAAAACTTTGTACGCGAAGCCATTCTCGATGGCATCATTCCCAATCAGTATGAGGCCGCTTACGCCTTGATGATGGAAAAGGCGGCGGAAATTGGTTTGGGGAAGGTGTGA
- the dusB gene encoding tRNA dihydrouridine synthase DusB, whose product MVKIENIELGEFPLLLAPMEDVSDPPFRALCKKQGADMMYTEFISVEGLIRDATKSLQKLDIYDEERPIGVQIFGAELDSMMRAAEIVEAANPEVLDINYGCPVQKVVCKMAGAGILRDVKKMVELTQAVVKSTNLPVTVKTRLGWDHNTIFIEEVAERLQDIGIKALSIHARTRVQMYKGESDWSWISKVKNNPRIHIPIFGNGDIDTPQKAVEYRERYAVDGIMIGRASIGYPWIFREIKHYMATGELLPPPDIHERVDAVRQHLQHSIDWKGAKLGVVEMRRHYTNYFRGFPGIKEFRSQLVTEENPAILFEILDRMEDVYSAIEVSELV is encoded by the coding sequence ATGGTAAAAATCGAGAACATAGAGTTGGGTGAGTTCCCCTTATTGCTGGCACCAATGGAAGATGTGAGTGATCCACCTTTTCGGGCATTGTGCAAAAAGCAAGGCGCGGACATGATGTATACCGAATTCATTTCCGTGGAAGGGCTGATTCGAGATGCGACCAAAAGTTTGCAAAAACTGGACATCTACGATGAAGAACGCCCCATTGGCGTGCAAATATTTGGAGCCGAACTGGATTCCATGATGCGCGCTGCCGAAATTGTGGAAGCCGCCAACCCAGAGGTACTGGACATCAACTACGGTTGCCCGGTGCAAAAGGTGGTGTGCAAAATGGCTGGCGCAGGTATTCTGCGCGATGTCAAAAAAATGGTTGAACTGACTCAAGCCGTGGTAAAATCTACCAACCTGCCGGTTACCGTCAAAACCCGTTTGGGTTGGGACCACAATACCATCTTTATTGAAGAAGTAGCCGAACGTTTGCAAGACATTGGCATCAAGGCCCTCTCCATCCACGCACGTACCCGTGTACAGATGTACAAAGGAGAATCGGATTGGAGCTGGATTTCCAAGGTCAAAAACAACCCGCGCATTCACATTCCGATCTTTGGCAATGGAGACATTGATACGCCACAAAAGGCTGTCGAATACCGTGAACGTTACGCCGTAGATGGCATTATGATTGGTCGCGCCAGCATTGGTTATCCCTGGATTTTTCGCGAAATCAAACATTACATGGCCACCGGTGAACTGTTGCCTCCTCCAGACATCCACGAACGGGTAGATGCGGTGCGCCAACACCTGCAACATTCCATCGATTGGAAAGGGGCCAAACTCGGAGTCGTTGAAATGCGCCGGCACTATACCAATTATTTCCGTGGGTTTCCAGGCATCAAAGAATTCCGTAGCCAATTGGTCACTGAAGAAAATCCGGCCATTCTTTTTGAAATCCTCGATCGTATGGAAGACGTATACAGTGCCATCGAAGTCTCGGAACTGGTGTAA
- a CDS encoding lipocalin family protein yields MHKIVVVLTLLIALGFSCSPYRHKDLVGEWQATAIVQEGDSLAIDPKVVQFTFSKNEGYTYRSTLNYHESGTYYIINKKLFTMDTLNRASTEKAVEILMLTPDSLHLKMSDGGKGRLMKLAKMK; encoded by the coding sequence ATGCATAAAATTGTTGTTGTTCTGACTTTGTTGATTGCTTTGGGTTTCAGCTGTTCTCCTTATCGCCACAAAGATTTGGTTGGGGAGTGGCAGGCGACCGCGATCGTACAGGAAGGAGATTCCTTGGCCATTGACCCCAAAGTGGTGCAGTTTACGTTTAGCAAAAATGAAGGGTATACTTACCGCAGTACGCTGAATTATCATGAATCGGGTACCTACTACATCATCAATAAAAAGCTGTTCACGATGGATACGCTGAACCGCGCCTCCACGGAAAAAGCCGTTGAAATCCTCATGCTTACCCCGGATTCGCTGCATTTGAAAATGAGTGATGGAGGAAAAGGGCGGCTGATGAAGTTGGCTAAAATGAAGTAA